A portion of the Bubalus kerabau isolate K-KA32 ecotype Philippines breed swamp buffalo chromosome 1, PCC_UOA_SB_1v2, whole genome shotgun sequence genome contains these proteins:
- the LOC129655762 gene encoding uncharacterized protein LOC129655762, with product MEKLYRVSKKKRPGADCGSDHELLIAKFRLKLKKVGKTTRPYRYDLNQIPYDYTVEVRNRFKGLDLIDRVPDKLWNEVRDTVQETGIKTIPVEKKCKKAKWLSGEALQIAVKRREAKSKGAKERYKQLNAEFQRIAKRDKKAFFSDQCKEIEENNRMGKTRDLFKKIRNTKGTFHAKMGSIKDRNGMDLTEAEDIKKRWQEYTEELYKKDLHDPDNHDGVITDLEPDILECEVKWALESITTNKASGGDGIPVELFQILKDDTVKVLHSICQQIWKTQQWPQDWKRSVFIPIPKKGNAKECSNYRTVALISHASKVMLKILQARLSNM from the coding sequence atggagaagctctatagagtcagcaaaaaaaaaagaccaggagctgactgtggctcagatcatgaactccttattgccaaattcagacttaaattgaagaaagtagggaaaaccactagaccatacaggtatgacttaaatcaaatcccttatgattatacagtggaagtgagaaatagatttaagggcctagatctgatagatagagtgcctgataaactatggaatgaggttcgtgacactgtacaggagacagggatcaagaccatccccgtggaaaagaaatgcaaaaaagcaaaatggctgtctggggaggccttacaaatagctgtgaaaagaagagaagcgaaaagcaaaggagcaaaggaaagatataagcaactgaatgcagagttccaaagaatagcaaaaagagataagaaagccttcttcagcgatcaatgcaaagaaatagaggaaaacaacagaatgggaaagactagagatctctttaagaaaattagaaataccaagggaacatttcatgcaaagatgggctcgataaaggacagaaatggtatggacctaacagaagcagaagatattaagaagaggtggcaagaatacacagaagaactgtacaaaaaagatcttcacgacccagataatcacgatggtgtgatcactgacctagagccagacatcctggaatgtgaagtcaagtgggccttagaaagcatcactacgaacaaagctagtggaggtgatggaattccagttgagctctttcaaatcctgaaagatgatactgtgaaagtgctgcactcaatatgccagcaaatttggaaaactcagcagtggccacaggactggaaaaggtcagttttcattccaatcccaaagaaaggcaatgccaaagaatgctcaaactaccgcacagttgcactcatctcacacgctagtaaagtaatgctcaaaattctccaagccaggcttagcaatatgtga